DNA from Nitrospina gracilis Nb-211:
AGACGCCAGACCCCTCTCTTCCTGAGGAAGAGAGGGGTTTCTTTTTTTGAATGCCGCTCTGCCTGCCACCCCAATTCTGATTTTTTTCATTTAATTTGAATCCTTGCCTTGGGGACTGCATCCTAAGCGCAACCCGGATGAACCGGCAAAGGCGATCTTCATGACGGCAAACAGCCCCATTCACAATCGAAAAATCCTGTGGACCGCCCTTCTGGCCCTGTGCTTCACGGCCATGGTGGCCTTCTCCCCCATCCTGCACAACCATGAGTTTGATCTGGATGAGGTCCACCAAGACTGCTCTCCCTGTCATTTTTCGCAATCGCAAACGGGGTTGATCCCCATCCTCGCGCCGCTGACCACGGACTTTACCCTAGTCTCCCGGGTCGCCTTTTACCAGACATCGCATCCGCAACCCGTCTCCACCCTTCACTCCGGCAGAAGTCCTCCCTTTTTCTCCTGAACCATTCAGGTTTTTGATCCAAGATCATTCACCTCAACACCCGTGCCACGTCCGGCAGTCCCGGGCGCGTGGTGCCGTGCGTGTTGCCCTCAAATTCAGGAGCTTTTTAGATGAAACCGCTCAAAATTTCCATGTTCGTGTGGAGCGCGTGCCTGCTGGCGAATTCCGCCTGGGCGCAGGATACCGGCACCCATCCGGAAACGTACAAGCTGGAACAACAGATCAAGCGGCTGGAACGCCGCATCAAGAAACTGGAAAAACAGCCCGCGGGGCCCGTCGCCCCACAACAGGCGCCCGGGCAAAAGCCCACAGGCACCACCACGCCCGGACTTTACCAGAACCTGCCGCAAGGCACGGGAAGCTCCGCCGACTCCTCGTTTTCCACCGCCACGGGGTTGTCGCGGTTTTTCAATCCCGCGATTTCGGTCAACGGCCTGTTTCTAGGCCAGTACCGCTCCATCGGCAACGCCGATCCCGGTAATGAAGACTCGACCGGACTCAAGATCCAGGAAATGGAACTGCAGTTCACCGCCAACGTGGACACCTATTTGCGCGCCAACTTTCGCGTCTCGTTTGAAAACGACGAGGTCGAGATCGAAGAAAGTTTCGTCGATGTGTTTCTAATGGACCGGCTGGCCTTGCGCGCCGGACAGTTCTACGCCAACTTCGGCAAGCACAACCTCCTGCACACCCATCAGTTCCCGTTCATCGATGCGCCGTTGATCAACGACGTCACCTTCGGCGACGAAGCCCTGCTTGAGATCGGCCTGGGAACCAGTTATCTTGTTCCGGTGCCGTGGTATTCGGAGGCGATCTTCCAGTTCGTTCAGGGCGACAATGAAAATCAGTTCAACGCACCGCTGAACGACGACTTCGCTTACCTGTTCCACTGGAAAAACCTGTGGGACGTGGACGAAGAAACCACGCTGGAGCTGGGAGGGTCCTTCGCCACGGGACGCAACGAAGCGGGAGCCCAGTCCGGGTCCGGCCGCGGGCGCACCAACCTCGTGGGGGGCAACATGACGGTCAAATGGAATCCCGCCAAGCGGTCCCGTTACAAAACGCTCATCTGGCAAACCGAGTACATCGGCTCGTTTCAGCAGACCGGCACCAACCCCGCCACCGGCGTGGCCAACCCGGACTTGAACCGCGGCGGCATGTACACCATGTTGCAGTACCAGTTTCTGGAACGCTGGTGGGTGCAGGGACGGTATGATTACGTCGGCTTCCACCAGCCGCAACATTTCGACGATCAATACCGGTGGTCCGGGCTCATCGGCTATGTACCGAGCGAGTTCTCGGCCATCCGCCTGCAATACAATTATCTCGATCAGGGATTCTCGGAAGAACAGCAGGTGCTCCTGCAATTGAACTTTTCGATGGGTTCTCACCCTGCACACACTTACTGAGGATGCCGATGCAAACAAACCACCGCACACAATCATGCAGGCGTCCGGGTTATGCGGCAAGCATCGCGATCGCACTCTTTTTCCTGGTGGGTGCCGTCCCGGCCCACGCCACGATGAAAATTGTCACCACCACCGAGGACCTGGCTTCTCTTGCACGCGAGGTGGGCGGCGGGCATGTGGAAGTCGCGAGCCTCACCCGGGGCTATCAGGACTCGCATTTCGTGCAGGCTAAGCCGAGTCTCATGCTCATCCTGCACGACGCGGACCTTCTGATCTACCAGGGGCTGGATCTGGAAGTCGGCTGGTTGCCGTTGTTGATCCAGGGCGCGCGCAACTCAAAAATCCGGTACGGCGAACCCGGACTGCTCGACATGTCCCTGGCCATCGATCCCATCCAGATTCCGACGGGCCCGGTGGACCGGTCGATGGGCGACGTGCATCCCTTCGGCAACCCGCACTACACGCTGGACCCGGAGAACATCAAGCCCATGGTGTTTCTGCTGACAGATCACCTGATCCAACTCGACCCGGCACACGAAAGCGATTTCACCGCCAACCGCGACCGGTTTGTAAAACAGTTTGAAGGCAATTTGGCGCAGTGGAAACGCATCATGCAACCCGTAAAGGGCGCGCGGCTCGTCACCTACCACCGCACATGGGATTATTTCCTTCAGCGGTTCGGCATCGAATCGATCGGCACCGTGGAAGTCAAACCCGGTGTGCAACCCACTCCCGCTCATCTGGCGGAGCTTGCGGCAAAAATGAAATCGCAGAAGGTTACGGTTATCCTGCAAGCCAGCTATTACCGCCTGCGTTTTTCCGAACTGCTCGCGGAAAAAACCGGAGCGCGCATCCTCAGTCTGCCTCCGGGTGTGGGCGGCGTTCCGGAAGCACGAACCACCATCGACTTCTTTGAGTTTCTGGTTGGCAAAATTTACGGAGCCCTTCAACCATGAGCGGATTCCTCACTTTCATGGCCGCCCCCGCGGTGGGTTGTGTCATCCTGGCGCTCGTCTTTACTTACTTCGGCCTGCACGTTTTGAAGCGCGAGGTGATCTTTGTCGATTTATCTCTCGCACAATTGGCGGCGCTGGGCGCGACGCTGGGTTTCGCCCTGGAGTGGGACGCGCACTCCTGGGGTGCGCAGGGACTCTCTCTGCTGTTCATTCTTATGGGGGCGTTGTTCTTTGCGCTGGTGGAATACCGCTTTCCCGAGGTGTCGCAGGAAGCGGTGATCGGCATCGTGTATGTGGTCGGCGCGTCGCTCGCCATCATCATCGCCGATCGCGCACCGCACGCCGCCGAGCACATCCGCTTCATGCTCAACGGGTCGATTTTGTGGATCACCTGGACGGGTGTCGTCACACTCGCGGTGACGGCGGGCGGAGTGGGCCTGCTTGCATGGAAGTGGCGGAAACCGATCGAGACCTGGTTCGACCGCAAATCGGCCAACGCCCGTTCCTACAGCCGCGCCCTGTGGGATTTTGCGTTTTACACACTGTTGGGGGTGGTGATTGCCGCCTCGATCAAAACCGCGGGCATCTTTCTCGTATTCACCCTGCTCATCATCCCGGCGGTATGCGCCACGTTGTTTGCAAAAACTTTCAACCGGCAGTTCGTGCTGGGATCTTTGATCGGAAGCGGGGGAAGCCTGTTGGGACTCGCCTTGTCGTTTTCCCTCGATGTGCCGACCGGCGCGATGATCGTCGCGACTTTCGGAGGACTGTTCCTTCTGGCTCTGGCGGCGCGCTGGTTTCAAAACAATCGGGCATAAAAAAAAGCGGGGCCACAGCCCCGCTTTTATCATCGCCGCCACCGCGTGAGTCAGAGTTCCTTCTTCAACACATTGGAAGCCTGCGGTCCCTTGGGACCATCGCTGATTTCAAACTCCACATCCTGCCCCTGGGTGAGTGACCGATAACCCTCCTCTTGAATCGCTGAGTAGTGAACAAAAATGTCTTTTCCTTCTTCAGACTGGATGAATCCATAACCCTTTTTGTTGCTGAACCACTTCACTTTTCCTATCGGCATAACAACCCCCCTGAAAATCTTTAAATCCAATTCCCTTATAACAGGTATTCAAAGGCTGTCAAGACTTATCCGTTATCGGAAGGCGGGCTTTGGGACTTCAACCGAGCGGAAAAAAGGCAGGCAAAAAAGTCGTTAAAATTCAATAAAAACAAACTAGCCCAATTGGGGTAGAGAAATCTTTATTTATTTTTTGCGCGCAACTCGGCTTCGAATTGCTCGCGTTGGATTCGCAGTTTTTCGAGGAACTGGTCCACGCCGCCATACTCTTTTTCGTAGTGGGCGCGGATGGTTTCGACCGTTTCGATGGTGTCGGAGTTTTCCCCGACCAGGCATTTGCCATGACGGTCGCAGGCCCAGATCGGATAATCCTTTTCCACCTTGTCGCGCAGGTCTTCGGGAATGTTTTGATGGTGCGGCAGGTTGGAATAACTGGCATCCACCCGCTCTTCGATGCGGTCCAGTTCCTTGACCAGGTCTTCGATGTGCTCGCCGTCCCAGTCGCCGACATGCTCGTCTCCATCGGCGGACATGATGCGGTTTTTGATGGCGGGGTCGATCTCGACCTTATCCAAAGAAAATCGGCGCTGGTGTTCGGAAGGCATAACGCTTTCTCTCCATTGATTGACGGTGACGGTATGCCAAAAACCGTACACCATTTGCCGTAAAATCGAAACCTCAAATTACCGTTCCGGCTTTACCCCGGAACCCACCGAACGGGCGATACGAAAGCCAAGGATGTAATGGCGGTGGCCGGGAGGCCCGCGGTAGCGGGTGGCGGAGCGCACATAAGTGACGAGGTTGGTCACCGCGCCGCCTCGGCGGGTTTTGAAGCGGCCGGTTTCCGGTCCCCTGGGATTGTCGCGGGGGCTTGTGGCATAGTACTCCGGATCGTACCAGTCGCTCACCCACTCCCACACATTTCCCAACATGTCATACAACCCGAAGGGGTTCGGCTTGCGCGTGCCGACGGGGTGTGTCTGAAACCCGGCGGAGCCGTAGTACCAGACGTAGGCATTGTCGATTTCATCGCCCCAATAGTAACGCGTGGTGGTGCCGCCCCGCGCGGCGCGTTCCCATTCCGCCTCCGTGGGCAGGCGGTAGGCGCTGGTGTTTTCGGTCTCGTTGAGCTTTTGGATGAACGCCACGGCGTCGTTCCACGAGATGCGCTCCACCGGACGGCGGGGTTCCCGGTATTTCGACGGATTCTCTCCCATCAGTTTTTGGTACTGTTCCTGCGTCACCTCATAGCGCCCGATATAAAAATCGCCGACGCACACTTCATGCGCAGGCCGCTCGTAATCATAGCCCCGGTCGTCGCCCATGACGTAACATCCGCCGGGGATGCGCACCAGTTCGATGCCGGTGGAAGGGGAAACCATCTCCTCCAGTTGGACCGGCTCCGCGTGTGCCGCGACTGCAGCGGCGAAAGCGAACCACAACCCCAAAAGGCAATGCAAAGCGGATTTCATTTGATGGAGGGGTCGGAGGCGGCGAGCCGATGGCGATTGCATTATCGAAGGGCTTCGGTTTCGGGTTTGGGGGTCCGTTCAAAAAAGAACCGATTTTAACAGATGGCGGTGAGCCGGGTCACCTGCTTTGGCGGCAAAGCCGGCCTGCCCTCGCCATAAAATCGTTTCGTATCTGCAATATCCCCATAAGCTTTTTTGAAACGTTTTGTATGTATTTTAAATGGAAGTTGTCCGGGTTGCCCCGGCTCTGGCAAAGATTCATTTTTATGAAGTTCATTATGAAAATAATTTCAAAGTTTTCCCGCCCCGGCGCCGCATCTGCCCCATTTTTGCGCTATGCGGTGACTTTTGATTTCGATATGATGGCCGCAAAACAACCGCTTTCCAGGTAGGGATCATGTTCGTTCGTTTTCCTTTTTCACCCGGTTCCGGTACACCCCATACCCGCCAGGCAGGTTTTCTGCCCTGGCTTGTGGTGATCCTGCTTTTTCCCTCCATTGCCTTCACCGCTCTGCCCCGGCAAAGCAAGTACCATCAGTTCGGCGGCACCACCCTGAGCGTTCCCAACGGTTATAAAGTCAACGAATGCACTCAGATCCGCAGTCAGCTTTTTCGTAAACAGAACACCAGTTCCATTCCCGTAACGCAGGTGACGGAAAGCACATGCGAGGCGGACATCGAGGTCACCCTTCCGGATGTGAACGACGCATTACAGCACTTTGACCTGGTGATTGAGGTCAACAAGGGCGAGCGCTGGGAGCACCTCGACACCATTCCCATCACGGGCTTTCCGCGCGACATGTTCAAAGCCTTTCGCGAATGGGCGAAGGAACACAAGCTGATGGTGGCCGACAGCGAGGGCAAGCTGGAAGCGTTTTTAAAGGAGCAGGAAATTCCTTACACGAGCGCGTTCGGTTTCGAGCCCCCTTCCCCCCGGGCCATCATGAAGGTCGGCAAGCGGGAGTATGTGTTCAACGAAATCGAAACGCCTTTCCCAAAGATATGGATCAAGGACAACCAGGTGATCTTCGAACTCCGCTTTCTCGACCAGTTGTCCACCAACCCCCTGGCGCAGAAAGAACTGCTTCAGGTTTTGAAACAGGACATGAATTGAGCCCTCCACCAGCCCTCCCCTTCGCAAACACCTATCGTTTCTTTTATTTTTTTGCGAAACTGAATTCGTCGATGGAACTGAATCGCAATGGAGGAAGATGAGAACGGCCGGCCAGGGAGCGAAGGCGTTTGCCATATGGGGGGCATTGGGATTTTTACTGGTTCTGCCCCTGCTGTTTATTGACTGGAAGGATTCCCCCGCCTACCCGCGTCTGGAGCAGGCGGTGAAGGTGGTGCGCTATCTTTCCGCGCCGCGCCAGGTTTCCCGTTCCTCGTTTTCCGCCATGTTCCCCGACCAACGGCCTTCGGAGTTTGTGAAATGGATGTTCTCCACTCCGGGCAAAGCGAGTTGGCCGCCTATGGAAGATGGCCACGAGGATGAGGTCGAAGCGGCCAAATCCCTCCGCATCCCAATGATCCCGAAAGACACCCTGATCCTGCCGGGGCAACCCCACCTCAACAAGACCGGACGCCAGCTGGTGGTCAAGGCGGACGACCCACGCGGATTGCTGGTGGTCGAGGGCTATTTCGATTCCCGCCACCCGCCGGTGTTCACCCAGGAGATTCCCTTCAACCCGCCGAAATGATCTCCCCTCATTCACTTGACAAAAAGAGGGATTAATGGAAACAATTCGGAATCCTGTCGTTTCGGGAACTTTGAATCGTCTGATCGGGAGTTGGTAATGAAAAAGTATGAGATCCACAGTGTGTGCGACGCCTGCGGCGACCTGCACCCCACCCGGCACCATGTTCTGCTGGAGAATGGTCCGGATGAAACCAAAAGCGTGGAGGAAATTTGGAAAGGAGAAGGCCTGCCGGCGGATGTGAAAAACGTGATGGCCAACCCGTTCCAGTGCCCCACCACAAAATCCTTCATCAAGCAGGAGGAAGCGGACCAAGTGTACCTGGTTCCCCTGTCTTACACCTGACACGGCAGGTCCAGTTCGCCCCCGTCAGGGTATCAAGGCTCAGGACTTCAGATGACGGCTCACCATTGTATCGAGTTGATTCAACTCGATGGGCTTGTGGAGGACCTCGGTGGCTCCCTGTTTTATACATTCCTCCGCACCTTCCAGATAGGTCTGGGCGGAGATGATGATCACCGGCGTGGTGGTGTCGATCTCGCGAATGCGTTTCAACATCTGGCAGCCATCCATGATTGGCATACGGATATCTAAAATGACGAGAGTGGGTTTGGATCGAAAAAATTTTTCCAAGCCAACCTTGCCATCTTCGGCAGTTTCCACTTTGTAGTTCATCACCTTGAAAAATTCACTCAATATCTGGCAACTGTCGCGATCATCATCGACAATGAGAATCAGGTTGCTTTGTTCCATGCCACCCCCATAAAGAAACAGAATGAAAAATTATCGGCAGCTCGAATACAAAGAGTACCTGAAAAAGACCCATTTCAATAGAATGAAAAGCGTTTTCAGACTAACCATATATATTTCAAAATTTTGAGACAATCATGCCCCTGACCGGTAAAAACATCCTCATCATCATGCCAAACAACCAGTTCAACGAACAGCAATTGCATGGTTTGCTGGATGCCTTGAAACCCACCGGCGCCAGAGTGGTGGTGTTATCGAAGTCCGGCCGGGAGGCCGTGGGCATGGAGCGGGAGCGGTTCACCCCGCAGGGCGCAATCATCGACTGGAACAAGCAGGAAGGTGTTTTCGGGAAATACCATGCCATCGTGCTGACGGGCGGCAAGGGAGCGGCCAAGTCCTTATGGAACGACCCCATCGTGCCGCAGATCCTGGTGGATCATCACCGTGCGGGGAGCGTCCTCGCCGCCGTGGATTCCGCTATTGTCGTGCTGGCGCGGGCATCCCTGCTTCAGGGACGCGCCGCCTCTCCCAGCGA
Protein-coding regions in this window:
- a CDS encoding formylglycine-generating enzyme family protein, with the translated sequence MVSPSTGIELVRIPGGCYVMGDDRGYDYERPAHEVCVGDFYIGRYEVTQEQYQKLMGENPSKYREPRRPVERISWNDAVAFIQKLNETENTSAYRLPTEAEWERAARGGTTTRYYWGDEIDNAYVWYYGSAGFQTHPVGTRKPNPFGLYDMLGNVWEWVSDWYDPEYYATSPRDNPRGPETGRFKTRRGGAVTNLVTYVRSATRYRGPPGHRHYILGFRIARSVGSGVKPER
- a CDS encoding cold-shock protein; the protein is MPIGKVKWFSNKKGYGFIQSEEGKDIFVHYSAIQEEGYRSLTQGQDVEFEISDGPKGPQASNVLKKEL
- a CDS encoding porin, with the translated sequence MKPLKISMFVWSACLLANSAWAQDTGTHPETYKLEQQIKRLERRIKKLEKQPAGPVAPQQAPGQKPTGTTTPGLYQNLPQGTGSSADSSFSTATGLSRFFNPAISVNGLFLGQYRSIGNADPGNEDSTGLKIQEMELQFTANVDTYLRANFRVSFENDEVEIEESFVDVFLMDRLALRAGQFYANFGKHNLLHTHQFPFIDAPLINDVTFGDEALLEIGLGTSYLVPVPWYSEAIFQFVQGDNENQFNAPLNDDFAYLFHWKNLWDVDEETTLELGGSFATGRNEAGAQSGSGRGRTNLVGGNMTVKWNPAKRSRYKTLIWQTEYIGSFQQTGTNPATGVANPDLNRGGMYTMLQYQFLERWWVQGRYDYVGFHQPQHFDDQYRWSGLIGYVPSEFSAIRLQYNYLDQGFSEEQQVLLQLNFSMGSHPAHTY
- a CDS encoding response regulator, with protein sequence MEQSNLILIVDDDRDSCQILSEFFKVMNYKVETAEDGKVGLEKFFRSKPTLVILDIRMPIMDGCQMLKRIREIDTTTPVIIISAQTYLEGAEECIKQGATEVLHKPIELNQLDTMVSRHLKS
- a CDS encoding DJ-1/PfpI family protein — its product is MPLTGKNILIIMPNNQFNEQQLHGLLDALKPTGARVVVLSKSGREAVGMERERFTPQGAIIDWNKQEGVFGKYHAIVLTGGKGAAKSLWNDPIVPQILVDHHRAGSVLAAVDSAIVVLARASLLQGRAASPSDPAAMQELNNQGVFCEDEALLADDRILTARDGSAMQPLVEKLISTL
- a CDS encoding metal ABC transporter substrate-binding protein, whose amino-acid sequence is MKIVTTTEDLASLAREVGGGHVEVASLTRGYQDSHFVQAKPSLMLILHDADLLIYQGLDLEVGWLPLLIQGARNSKIRYGEPGLLDMSLAIDPIQIPTGPVDRSMGDVHPFGNPHYTLDPENIKPMVFLLTDHLIQLDPAHESDFTANRDRFVKQFEGNLAQWKRIMQPVKGARLVTYHRTWDYFLQRFGIESIGTVEVKPGVQPTPAHLAELAAKMKSQKVTVILQASYYRLRFSELLAEKTGARILSLPPGVGGVPEARTTIDFFEFLVGKIYGALQP
- a CDS encoding metal ABC transporter permease, with protein sequence MSGFLTFMAAPAVGCVILALVFTYFGLHVLKREVIFVDLSLAQLAALGATLGFALEWDAHSWGAQGLSLLFILMGALFFALVEYRFPEVSQEAVIGIVYVVGASLAIIIADRAPHAAEHIRFMLNGSILWITWTGVVTLAVTAGGVGLLAWKWRKPIETWFDRKSANARSYSRALWDFAFYTLLGVVIAASIKTAGIFLVFTLLIIPAVCATLFAKTFNRQFVLGSLIGSGGSLLGLALSFSLDVPTGAMIVATFGGLFLLALAARWFQNNRA